The Trinickia acidisoli genome includes a window with the following:
- a CDS encoding autotransporter strand-loop-strand O-heptosyltransferase: MKKKTQASTPGHSGSAATASAQRAEKGNFVAPATTPTQQGPQGIRFDFNDGCRVVLPEGNGNWFVRLRDAETHNTLFETTLTAGCVASSKKYYVPFEIEVRSGDVEVMRHRLDLNGKRVLIQFPVGTLGDLIAWFPYAAKFALQHQGCVVTCSMGAPLIALFEGNHPDITFVTPEEVDPGQFYATYNIGLFFTDEASVHQPCDFRHVGLHRTAGYILGVDPAEIPPQIELPDESRPIPEKYVCIAAQSTTQCKYWNNPTGWRELVQFLKDHGYRVICIDQKATHGMGTVWNHIPYGAEDETGDKPLAERARWLKHADFFIGLSSGLSWLAWSMGTPVVMISGFTHPTNEFHTPYRVINYHTCNSCWNDVRVSFDHKDFLWCPRHAGTPRQFECTRLITTEQVEQVIRRIPAFGT; this comes from the coding sequence TTGAAAAAGAAAACGCAGGCCTCCACTCCCGGCCATTCCGGGTCTGCCGCGACTGCTTCAGCGCAGCGAGCGGAGAAGGGCAACTTTGTTGCGCCCGCAACGACACCTACGCAGCAGGGGCCGCAGGGCATCCGTTTCGACTTCAACGACGGATGCCGGGTGGTGTTGCCTGAGGGAAATGGGAATTGGTTCGTGCGCCTGCGTGATGCCGAGACTCACAACACGCTCTTCGAAACGACGCTCACGGCCGGATGTGTCGCGAGCAGCAAGAAGTATTACGTGCCGTTCGAGATCGAGGTGCGCAGCGGCGATGTCGAGGTCATGCGTCACCGGCTCGATTTGAACGGCAAGCGTGTGCTGATCCAATTTCCAGTGGGCACGCTGGGCGATCTGATCGCGTGGTTTCCTTATGCGGCGAAATTTGCCTTGCAACATCAGGGCTGCGTGGTGACGTGCTCGATGGGCGCGCCGCTGATCGCGCTATTCGAGGGCAACCACCCAGACATCACGTTCGTGACGCCCGAAGAGGTCGATCCCGGCCAGTTCTACGCCACCTACAACATCGGCCTTTTCTTCACCGACGAAGCGAGCGTTCATCAGCCCTGCGACTTTCGTCACGTGGGCCTGCATCGCACGGCCGGTTATATCCTCGGCGTCGATCCCGCGGAAATCCCGCCGCAGATCGAGCTGCCCGACGAGTCACGCCCGATCCCCGAAAAATATGTCTGCATTGCGGCGCAAAGCACGACCCAATGCAAGTACTGGAACAACCCGACCGGCTGGCGCGAGCTCGTGCAGTTTCTTAAGGACCACGGCTACCGCGTGATCTGCATCGATCAGAAGGCCACCCACGGTATGGGCACGGTATGGAATCACATTCCGTACGGCGCGGAGGATGAGACCGGCGACAAGCCGCTCGCCGAGCGCGCGCGCTGGCTCAAGCATGCCGATTTTTTCATTGGCCTGAGCAGCGGCCTGTCGTGGCTTGCGTGGTCGATGGGTACGCCCGTCGTGATGATCAGCGGCTTCACGCATCCCACCAACGAATTCCACACGCCGTATCGCGTGATCAACTACCACACGTGCAATAGCTGCTGGAACGACGTGCGCGTGTCGTTCGACCACAAGGATTTTCTATGGTGTCCGCGCCACGCCGGTACGCCGCGGCAGTTCGAATGCACGCGACTCATCACGACTGAGCAGGTCGAGCAGGTGATCCGGCGCATTCCCGCTTTCGGAACGTAA